The genome window GCTCGGACTTTCGCACCAATAGTTTGATAAACCGGCAGGGCTGCTCGATCGTCATCGACAAATCCACCGGCGTGTCCTCGGAAATTCCTAAGCCGAGCATCTCGTTCTTGATCGTCCCAAGATCGCGCCAAAGCGTTCCGTTGGGAGAGGTCCAAACTTGCACATCGGCAACCTCAAAAACACCGTTGCGTTGGTATGCTAACAGGTGCAACTGCTTGACGCGTTGATTGCCTTGCAGGTCCGCGATGAGCTCGACATCGTCGGAGTATTGAACGGAATGCTTTGCGGCACTCGTGTATTGCTTATCCGTCAAACGTGTTGGTGGCGACGTGTCCCGATGAACCGCGTCGCTAGTCTGATCCGCTTCATAGCGGAACGGCATGCCGCTTGACCAAAGTGAATTTGGCTTTTCGACTTGAAAAAGCGCCTTTTCAAGATCGCTTGTCGGTACCTGTTCCGCGTCAAGCCAAAGCCGCAACGTGCCGCAAACATCTTCGCCAAGGTACGGCCGCGGTGCCGCCAAAAAGACCGATGCCCCCTGTTCTGCAGCCGAGATCGCCGCATTGACGGCACCGGTCGTTCCACCCACCACGACAACATCCACGTCATAGGCAACGGGAATCTTGCGGGCGGATTCCAAGACCGTCTCCTGCGAGCAGGCGTGATGACAAGTGAAGGCAACGAGAAGAAGGCAAATGCAGAGAATCCGTGGCCTGCATAAAGTCGTTGTTCCAAGCAAGAGGTTGCTCCGAGTGGGTGGGAGGAAAGACGGTAGGCGAGGACTCCATTGTAGCAAACTCGCCACCGACGATAGCCCTCGGCCCTCAAGCACCTTGAGGCGTGTCGAAGATGCGATCCCCCGCATCGCCAAGCCCCGGAACGATGAAGGACTGGTCGTTCAGATGGGGATCCACCACCGCCACATAAATTTTCACTTGAGGAAAATCTCGCAACACGCGATCGATGCCGACTTGTGCCGCGATCACACTGAGGATGCGAATTTCCTCGACTCCCCATCGGATCAACCGTCGAATCACCAAATCGACACTGCCGCCGGTAGCCAACATGGGATCGAGTACCAAGGCAACGTTGGGGGCTCCGCGCTGCGGCAGTTTGTCATAGTAGCCGACCGGCTCGGCGGTTTCTTCGTTGCGATACAGCCCGAGGTGCCATACCGCCGCGTCAGGCAATAACTGCTGAAGCGGCTCCACCATCCCGAGTCCGGCCCTCAAAATGGGCACCAGGCCAACACGGACGGCCAATTCGTGACAATCCGCCTC of Novipirellula artificiosorum contains these proteins:
- the upp gene encoding uracil phosphoribosyltransferase → MTVPTIEIAHKEPQETDRVSPLTKIEHPLIEQHLCTVRDQSTRSSEFRAAIGRLAMLVGVYATEDLLTRPCKVQTPITEADCHELAVRVGLVPILRAGLGMVEPLQQLLPDAAVWHLGLYRNEETAEPVGYYDKLPQRGAPNVALVLDPMLATGGSVDLVIRRLIRWGVEEIRILSVIAAQVGIDRVLRDFPQVKIYVAVVDPHLNDQSFIVPGLGDAGDRIFDTPQGA